In the Bacteroidota bacterium genome, GGATGGTTTACATAGTACATTGCCTTATTGGTAACGAGACGAACCAGAAAAAAAATCGGTATCACGAGGCAAATAAAAGAGGTAATCAGAATAAGCGTAGTCGTTATGTTGTTATTCCACTTTTTCTTTTCCTGGAAATAGACATTAATGGGTCGAAATAGTACATAAATAATGATGGCACCTAAAATGCCACCTAATATTCTTTCCAATCCTAATGCGATGATAATTCCTAAAAAGATAGTTACGATTAGTACAACGTTATTTCGTTGTTTCAAACTTGAGATACTTAAGGGCATAGACGTGTTTTAGGTAAATATAAGCATAAATTACCTGTTCCTTCAATTTAAAGAACAAAATTGATGGAAATTAATTCATTCTGAGGCGTTTATGCCTTCGAATTATTTTTTCTTTTTCGGTTGCTGCTGCGTTTCACGCATTTTTTGCTGCTGCTTCATTGCATCTTCCAAACGTTTAGCAAATCCTGATTTTTGTTTCTCAGGTTTCGCCTTGTTTTCCTGAATTTTTCTATGAATTTCTTCATCATTCAGGAAGAAACGGCGGATACTCCACTGCTGACCAAAAGTTACCAGGTTACTTACAAAGTAATAGTAAGTTAAAGCGGCAGGAGAGCTGTTCAGGAAGAAAAAGAAGAAAACAGGTGTAAGGTATTGCACTGTTTTCATCGGACCTTGCAATTGAGCCGTATTCTGCATATTCATACGAATATATAATACAGAACTCAGGGTCATCAAAACACAGAATATACTAATGTGATTTCCGATGAGCGGTATTGTTGTGCCCCAATGAATTATATCATCATAAGTAGAAAGATCCGGTGCCCATAAAAATGATTGCTGACGCAAATCGATAGTTCCCGGGAATAAACGGAACATGGCAATTAAAATCGGCATGGAAAGTAAAGTAGGAATACATCCACCCATCGGGTTTACTCCGGCTTTTCGATATAACTTTAATTGTTCCTGACCTAATCGCGCCTGATCATCAGCGTATTTTTCACGTAATTCGGTTAACTCCGGATTTAATACCCGCATTTTTGCCATCGAAAGATACGAGCGATAAGTAAGCGGCGTTAATGCCAGTTTAATTATTAATGTCATCAACAAAATAATTAAACCGTAATTTTTAATCATACCACTTAACCAGTTAAATAAGGGAATAATGGCATGTGTGTTTATCCATCCTATTATTCCGCTACCTGTTGGTATAATGGTTTCCATACCTAAATCCAGCGCATTTAATGCCTGATAATCGTTTGGTGCTATATACCATTGCATGGGAACGGTAAAATCTGATTTACCATTATAAGTAAGATATAATTCAGTATTACAACTTTTTACAAACGATGAAGTATCATCTGCAAAAACTTCTATTTTCCCTTTGCGGTCGAAACTTTCTTTCGCAATAAGTGTGGTATTAAAAAACTGTTGCTGACAACTTACCCATTTTACAGGAGCTTCAAATTTTAATTCACCATTGGTATTTTTATAATCAATATCACCATCAACATTACTGAAATATAATTTAGAATACTGGCGTTCATATTTGATATTTTTTTCCTGCTCCTGCATCTCATTTTTCCAATTCAAAATAATGATTGGATCCTGGCGGGAAATAATATTTTCAAACCCTTTAAATTGAACGTTATAGTCAACAAGGTATTCAGTACCTGTAAATGTATACGATTGGATTAATGAACTTCCACCCCCTAAATCGGCAATAAACTGAATTGATTTTCCATCAGAAGATTTGGCAGCGGTAAAATACAGCTCTTCCGTGTTAATCATTTTATCGTTTTGATACTTAAAATTGTAGTTGAAACGATTATTGGCACTGTTCACCAAATCAACCGGTCCACCATGGTAGTTTTTATGTGTTTTTAATTCTGCACGAACAATATTTCCGCCTTTATTGGAAAAAACGAGTTTGATTACCTCATTTTCTATAGAATCCAGTTTTTCGGCTCCCTGGGCTACGTCAGAAAAACGGCCGAAGGCATTCTGGCTTTTAATTGCAGCCAGTGAATCTTCCATTTTCAGGATAGCTTCAGGAGAAAGTTTGCTTTTAATACTATCGGGAATCGCACTTGCCGAATTGGAAATAACAGCTTCTTTAGTTTCTGTTACAATCGGGTTTTTAAGCAGATTGAGGGAATCTTCAACACGTTTGATTGAGTCTTCAGTAGCTTGTTTTTTAGCCTGCGCTACTCTTTCCTGATTAGCGAAGCGGCTCTGCATGAAGAAAAATGCGATGATGAGAACTCCCAGCAGTACGAAGCCTATTACATTATTACGATCCATTGATATTGATAATTGAGCGGCAAAGTTAGGTTATGCTTACCCATTGACAAAGAAAAGTTCAAATGTTATGGGCTCGTTGGAACTATGACGTTCAACAACGAGCCCATATTGTATGCTCAAAGCCTTTATTTTATGGTTTTGGCGAGATGATCAGTCTTCACCCGACTTGTCATGTTTTTTTTCTTTGAAGTCTATCGCAGCCTTAACAAAGCCCACAAACAGCGGATGTGGTGTTTCAACCTTACTTTTCAGCTCAGGGTGAAACTGCACGGCTAAAAACCACGGATGGTCTTTGAGTTCCACAATTTCCACCAGATTTTGCTGCGGATTGAGGCCGGTTGCCATCAAACCTTTGGCTTCATAATCTTTCAGATACTCATTATTAAACTCATAACGGTGACGGTGGCGCTCCGTAATATGTTGCGATTTATAAATTTCGTAAGCCTTGGTTTTTTTGAATAAACGGCAATCATAACTTCCCAAACGCATGGTTCCGCCTTTTTCGGTTACCTCCAGTTGTTCTTCCATCATGTGAATTACCGGATGTTTGGTTTTGGGGTTCATCTCAGTGCTATGTGCATCTTTCAATTTCAGCACATTGCGACCAAATTCAATAACTGCGCACTGCATACCCAAACAAATGCCAAAAAACGGAATTTTATTTTCGCGCACATAACGAATTGCAGTAATTTTTCCTTCAATTCCTCGATCCCCAAATCCTGGTGCAACCAGCACTCCGTCTAGGTCTCCGAGTTTTTCACCTACGTTAGTTTCAGTAATATGCTCACTTTGAATGGAAACAACTTTTACCTTACACTCATTGGCAGCTCCGGCATGGATAAATGATTCTAAAATAGATTTATAAGCATCTTGTAATTCAACATACTTACCAACCAGACCAATTTTAACCGAATTGGTTGGGTTTTTTAAGCGAGATAAAAATGCTTTCCAGTTGGTTAAATCAGGCTCGTTTCTTTTAGGCAGTTTTAGTTTGGTAAGCACAATTTCATCAGCATTTTCTTCCAATAAATGCAGAGGCACATCATAAATCGTTTTAACATCGAGTGCCTGTAAAACTGAATTCACATTCACATTACAGAATAATGCGATTTTTCTGCGAAACTCTTTTGGAAGCGGATGTTCAGTTCTGCACACCAGTATATCTGCCTGTAAACCACTTTCCAGCAACATTTTAACAGAGTGCTGCGTAGGTTTGGTTTTAAGTTCGTGTGCTGCATTTAAGTATGGAATCAGGGTTAAATGGATAACGATACAACGTTTGTCCCCAAGTTTCCATTTAAGTTGTCGAACTGCCTCTATATAAGGTAGTGACTCAATATCGCCAACGGTTCCGCCAATTTCGGTAATTACGATATCATATTCGCCCGATTCGCCTAAAAGCAGCATTCGGTTTTGAATCTCATCGGTAATGTGCGGAATTACCTGAACGGTTTTACCTAAAAATTCACCTGCACGTTCGCGGTTGATAACATTTTGATACACGGCTCCGGTGGTTACGTTATTAGCCTGTGATGTTTCAATTCCGAGAAAACGTTCATAATGACCAAGGTCAAGGTCGGTTTCGGCTCCATCTTCTGTAACATAACATTCGCCATGTTCGTAAGGATTGAGTGTGCCCGGGTCAACATTAATATAAGGGTCAAATTTTTGAATGGTAACCCTAAAACCGCGAGCCTGTAATAATTTTGCTAATGATGCGGAAAAAATCCCTTTTCCCAGCGACGACGTTACCCCACCCGTAACGAAGATATAGCGAGCTTGATCATTCTTCATAACGGGCTATAAAGGTAAGGTAAATAAAATTGGGGGATATTAACATGATGTTGGTAAAGCAGAAATAAATGGCGATTTCGCTGAAATTACCTGAACCGGCATCCCCTTTAAACACAAGTGGTAACGGGTATTGCCGAAATATTTAATTTAGCATCCTTCAAAAGTTTCATATGCAAAACGAAAATACAATTCAATATTATTTACCCGGTAACCGCCTTGCAAGGGCAACTGTGTTTAACAATACCATTTATTTATCCGGAATTATTGCCGATAATGATGCCATTGATTTTAAAAGTCAGATGGAAAGTGTCTTGAAAAAGATAGAAAACACCCTTGCCGATTTGGGCAGTAACAAAAATATGTTGCTGCAGGTAACAATTTATTTACCTGACATTACCCAATTCGATTATATGAATATTATTTGGGATAAATGGATTACGCCCGGGTTTGCTCCGGCAAGAGCAACAGTGGAAGCAAAATTGGCACATCCACAATATTTAATTGAAATAATGGCGATAGCAGCGCAACCTGCTGTATAAATTATATTTAATATATTTGACTATAATTCATTGTATATACATGTAATATTCTTTAAAAACAATTTATGCAAACTGACCAACTAACTGCTACATATCTCCAAAATAAAAATCAGTTAAAATCTTTTTTACTGCGACTGACTGCGAGCGCTGAAGATGCGGAGGATATTATGCAGGATACTTATATTAAGGCTGCTGAAAAAATAAGCACTTTCCGTGCAGAGTCATCATTAAAAACCTGGTTATTTACCATCGCTACAAATTTGGCAAAAGATAATTTGCGGGCAAAAGGTCGGTGGACAGAAGATGTTACTGATAAGGGAAAGGCAGCTGCATTAACAGATAAAAACTTTTTTGCAGAGGCCATGCAAATTCGTATGACTTCACCACAGGGTGCATTTGAAATTAAAGAGCACATCACTTTTTGTTTCACCTGTATTGCGAAATCGTTACCACTTGAACAACAAATTTGTGTGCTGTTAAAAGAAGTATATGAATTTAAAGTTAACGAAATCACCGAAATTGTAAATACAACTGAAGCAATGGTGAAATATTATTTACATACCGGAAGAGCAAAATTGGTTCAGATTTTTGAGGGTCGTTGTGCGCTTATTAATAAGGAGGGTATTTGTCACCAATGCACGGAACTCAACGGTATATTTAATCCCAAACAGAACCATCAGGAAGAGTTGAACAAAATAGAAATGGCAAAGCAGGCCAACAACCCTGACAAAGAACATTTGTTTAACCTCCGGATGCAAATTGTGCAGGGAATCGACCCTTTCGAGAGCTCATCTGCTGAGCTTCAACTACACCATTATGCCCATAATACCAGGGTTATGGAAAATTTTTTGAAAAAAAGTGAAGTTTAGCCTATCGTTTTTTCCGCCCCAATCGTCAAAAGGTAAATTCAAACAAAATGAAACAGTTCATCACAATTTTAACCTTTATGACAGTAGCAAACATTTCAATGGCTCAAAACGGAACAGCCACTACCACTAAAACCACTTTTAGTCGAGAAACAACCGTAAGTATTTCTATTCAGGCAGAAAGTTCCATTATTTGGAGTTTATTAACCAATGCAGCAGATTATCCAAGATGGAATAGCACTATTATTGCTATTGACGGGACAATTGCGGCAGGAGAAAAAATTGAATTGAAATCTACACTTGACACTACAAGAACATTTAAATTAAAGGTGCTAACATTTCAGCCGGAATCATTATTAATATGGGGCGACAGTAAAGGGCAACGTACTTATACGTTAAGTAAAAATGACATCGGTACGATTACCTTTACGATGACAGAAAAAATTGGAGGTCTCATGTTTCCGATGTATGCGAAATACATACCATCATTTGATGAAGCATTTGAACAATTTGCTTCGGATTTAAAAACTGAAGCAGAAAAAATTATGAAAACCAAATAAAAATTTAATTTATGAAAACAAAAATCGGAACCAAAGACAAACCACTTGCACTTAAAACGCCACCACTTTCATCGGACTACACCATGCATGTTGATGAAAAAGACGGTAAAGAAATTCTGGTATGCACGGTAGGTAAAACTATTTTACATTACGATATGTGTTGTTTAAATGATTTGCATGCTATGTTAAAAAAACATGGTGACTGGATGGAACTTGGCAGCGCGGATGAACAAAAGCCGGCAAAGGAGGGAACTGTAGAAGCCTGGGGTCGTTCAGAGAAAAACCCTGTAGGTGGCTGGTATGGGCTTAAAAAGGGATTTCGCGGACGTTTTGGGATGTATATTCCCCCACTAATGGAGGCGTTGGGACTGGCTGAGGTAACACACGAAGCAAAAGGTAATAAAATGCGTGCCCTTTGATTTAACAATCACTTAACGGGAGTTGCAATTTTTTTTTCATTTATTTGTCCAATAATAAAAACTCGTTCGTAATAGGGTTATAATTAATCAAAAAAAACTAACAGTATGACAGCAAACGAAAATGCTTTAAATTGGTTTGAGATATCGGTAACAGATATTTCCCGTGCGAAAAAATTTTATGAATCCATATTTGGTATTCAAATGCATCAGGAAGAAATGATGGGCATGCAAATGGCTTATTTTCCATATGAAGATATGAATGGAAAGGTTGCCGGAGCTCTTGTTCAAAGTGAAAACCATATACCCAGTATGGATGGGGCAAAAATTTATTTAAATGGTAATCCTGATTTGGATAACGCACTATCAAAAGTGGAAGCTGCAGGTGGCCAAATTATCATGCCAAAAACCTTTATTGCTGACAACGTTGGATATATGGCGTTTTTTATTGATTCTGAAGGCAATAATGTTGCATTACATTCAAATAAATAATTATTTCACAACCCTGATATTTTAATTTTATGAACGAATTTTTATTAGTATTTAGAAATGATGCCGCAGCGGCACAAGCTCAAATGTCGCCTGATCAAATGCAGGCCATGATGAAAACATGGATGGATTGGATTGGTGGCATAGCAGCACAAAACAAATTAGTTAGTTCCGGTAACCGATTAGCACCAACAGGAAAAGTACTGGCGCCTAACAATGTAATTACAGATGGTCCTTTTGTAGAAATTAAAGAAGCCATTGGCGGATATATTATTGTTAAAGCTGATTCGCTTGAAGAGGCTACTACTTTATCGCACGGATGTCCAATATTGGATGTAAACGGAACTGTCGAAATTCGCATGATAATCACCATGGATTGATATTAACCAATATCTTTATAACCTCCTGTTAAACGGGAGGTTATTTTTTTTATGGAGCAACCACAAATATTACCCGATTTATTTCGAACAGAATACAGCAAAATAGTTGCCGTGTTATGTAAAAATTTTGGTATGCAACATATTGAAATGGCTGAAGATATTGCCGGAGAAACATTTTTGCTGGCATCCAGCACTTGGGGGTTAAAAGGTTTACCTCAAAATCCGACAGCCTGGTTATACACGGTTGCTAAAAATAAAGCAATTGATTATTTAAAACGAAATACCAATTTTAAAAATAAAATCGCACCTGACTTATTTCGTATATCGGATAAAATCGAAACCATTGAAACAAATTTATCGGGAGCATATATTAAAGATAGTCAGTTGCAAATGATGTTTGCAATTTGTAATCCTGCCATTCCGGTTGAATCACAAATTGGTTTATCCTTAAATATTCTTTGTGGTTTTGGGGTTGAAGAAATTGCAGAAGCTTTTTTAACAAACAGAGATACGATTTATAAAAGGCTTCAGCGTGCCAAAGAAAAATTAAGAACTGAAAATATAAAAATTGAATTACCACCTAAGGAAGAAATTGCTGCCCGTATAAATACTGTTCTTACAACCTTATATCTTTTATTTAATGAAGGATATTATTCTACATCGCAAAATACGACATTACGAAAAGACTTGTGTATAGAATCGATGCGCTTAACTTTAATGCTTATCGAAAATCCACTG is a window encoding:
- a CDS encoding CTP synthase encodes the protein MKNDQARYIFVTGGVTSSLGKGIFSASLAKLLQARGFRVTIQKFDPYINVDPGTLNPYEHGECYVTEDGAETDLDLGHYERFLGIETSQANNVTTGAVYQNVINRERAGEFLGKTVQVIPHITDEIQNRMLLLGESGEYDIVITEIGGTVGDIESLPYIEAVRQLKWKLGDKRCIVIHLTLIPYLNAAHELKTKPTQHSVKMLLESGLQADILVCRTEHPLPKEFRRKIALFCNVNVNSVLQALDVKTIYDVPLHLLEENADEIVLTKLKLPKRNEPDLTNWKAFLSRLKNPTNSVKIGLVGKYVELQDAYKSILESFIHAGAANECKVKVVSIQSEHITETNVGEKLGDLDGVLVAPGFGDRGIEGKITAIRYVRENKIPFFGICLGMQCAVIEFGRNVLKLKDAHSTEMNPKTKHPVIHMMEEQLEVTEKGGTMRLGSYDCRLFKKTKAYEIYKSQHITERHRHRYEFNNEYLKDYEAKGLMATGLNPQQNLVEIVELKDHPWFLAVQFHPELKSKVETPHPLFVGFVKAAIDFKEKKHDKSGED
- a CDS encoding RNA polymerase subunit sigma; protein product: MEQPQILPDLFRTEYSKIVAVLCKNFGMQHIEMAEDIAGETFLLASSTWGLKGLPQNPTAWLYTVAKNKAIDYLKRNTNFKNKIAPDLFRISDKIETIETNLSGAYIKDSQLQMMFAICNPAIPVESQIGLSLNILCGFGVEEIAEAFLTNRDTIYKRLQRAKEKLRTENIKIELPPKEEIAARINTVLTTLYLLFNEGYYSTSQNTTLRKDLCIESMRLTLMLIENPLTNSPSANALLALMCFHASRFDARLNSTGEIVLYEHQDENLWNKALIQRGELYLNLGSGGKEVSKYHLEAAIAYWHTQKQDTNEKWENILQIYNKLLQIEYSPIAALNRTYALAKANGTQVAIIEAEKLKLDGNQQYHVLLGHLYQKIDKIKAKYHLQVAKTLTKRTADKNYLDLLISELES
- a CDS encoding RNA polymerase sigma factor, yielding MQTDQLTATYLQNKNQLKSFLLRLTASAEDAEDIMQDTYIKAAEKISTFRAESSLKTWLFTIATNLAKDNLRAKGRWTEDVTDKGKAAALTDKNFFAEAMQIRMTSPQGAFEIKEHITFCFTCIAKSLPLEQQICVLLKEVYEFKVNEITEIVNTTEAMVKYYLHTGRAKLVQIFEGRCALINKEGICHQCTELNGIFNPKQNHQEELNKIEMAKQANNPDKEHLFNLRMQIVQGIDPFESSSAELQLHHYAHNTRVMENFLKKSEV
- the yidC gene encoding membrane protein insertase YidC, with the protein product MDRNNVIGFVLLGVLIIAFFFMQSRFANQERVAQAKKQATEDSIKRVEDSLNLLKNPIVTETKEAVISNSASAIPDSIKSKLSPEAILKMEDSLAAIKSQNAFGRFSDVAQGAEKLDSIENEVIKLVFSNKGGNIVRAELKTHKNYHGGPVDLVNSANNRFNYNFKYQNDKMINTEELYFTAAKSSDGKSIQFIADLGGGSSLIQSYTFTGTEYLVDYNVQFKGFENIISRQDPIIILNWKNEMQEQEKNIKYERQYSKLYFSNVDGDIDYKNTNGELKFEAPVKWVSCQQQFFNTTLIAKESFDRKGKIEVFADDTSSFVKSCNTELYLTYNGKSDFTVPMQWYIAPNDYQALNALDLGMETIIPTGSGIIGWINTHAIIPLFNWLSGMIKNYGLIILLMTLIIKLALTPLTYRSYLSMAKMRVLNPELTELREKYADDQARLGQEQLKLYRKAGVNPMGGCIPTLLSMPILIAMFRLFPGTIDLRQQSFLWAPDLSTYDDIIHWGTTIPLIGNHISIFCVLMTLSSVLYIRMNMQNTAQLQGPMKTVQYLTPVFFFFFLNSSPAALTYYYFVSNLVTFGQQWSIRRFFLNDEEIHRKIQENKAKPEKQKSGFAKRLEDAMKQQQKMRETQQQPKKKK
- a CDS encoding SRPBCC domain-containing protein, yielding MAQNGTATTTKTTFSRETTVSISIQAESSIIWSLLTNAADYPRWNSTIIAIDGTIAAGEKIELKSTLDTTRTFKLKVLTFQPESLLIWGDSKGQRTYTLSKNDIGTITFTMTEKIGGLMFPMYAKYIPSFDEAFEQFASDLKTEAEKIMKTK
- a CDS encoding VOC family protein, coding for MTANENALNWFEISVTDISRAKKFYESIFGIQMHQEEMMGMQMAYFPYEDMNGKVAGALVQSENHIPSMDGAKIYLNGNPDLDNALSKVEAAGGQIIMPKTFIADNVGYMAFFIDSEGNNVALHSNK
- a CDS encoding RidA family protein; protein product: MQNENTIQYYLPGNRLARATVFNNTIYLSGIIADNDAIDFKSQMESVLKKIENTLADLGSNKNMLLQVTIYLPDITQFDYMNIIWDKWITPGFAPARATVEAKLAHPQYLIEIMAIAAQPAV
- a CDS encoding transcription initiation protein, which produces MNEFLLVFRNDAAAAQAQMSPDQMQAMMKTWMDWIGGIAAQNKLVSSGNRLAPTGKVLAPNNVITDGPFVEIKEAIGGYIIVKADSLEEATTLSHGCPILDVNGTVEIRMIITMD